In Pseudomonas sp. R76, one genomic interval encodes:
- the amn gene encoding AMP nucleosidase, whose translation MLTVTEAFVVVQTAEEAVDRLAALHERATGALNQALKQYLKDRVEPDAEQRALFRYPELRLTYHCHGEVPQTTRAYAKVQLPGTYSVTVTHPAAFRKYLLEQLVPLMHDFTVTVEVGVSQQNIPYPYVVEQGDELAGSGVTAATLARVFPSTDLSAATDGIADGLYDWENTDPLPLALFDAARVDFSLRRLVHYTGSDWRHVQPWILLTNYHRYVDQFILHGLEQLRSDPRFIRMVLPGNVIIDKSMDHGEASAIAAGVVWHRYQMPAYHLQASDGHGVTLVNIGVGPSNAKNITDHLAVLRPHCWLMIGHCGGLRQSQTIGDYVLAHAYMRRDGILDRVVPPNIPIPALAEVQMALQQAAANVTGEKGEELKKRLRTGTVLTYDDRNWELRWAQERPLINLSRAVAVDMESGTIAAQGYRLRVPYGTLLCVSDKPLHSEIKLPGSANAFYERAVSQHLKIGIEAVDLLRTELNSLHSRKLRSFDEPPFR comes from the coding sequence ATGCTTACCGTGACCGAAGCTTTTGTTGTCGTTCAAACCGCCGAAGAAGCCGTGGATCGGCTGGCGGCTCTTCATGAGCGTGCTACCGGCGCGCTCAATCAAGCCCTCAAGCAATACCTCAAGGACCGCGTCGAGCCCGACGCCGAACAACGCGCACTGTTCCGCTACCCGGAACTGCGCCTGACCTACCACTGCCACGGCGAAGTCCCACAGACCACCCGCGCGTATGCCAAGGTCCAACTGCCGGGCACCTACAGCGTCACCGTCACCCATCCGGCAGCATTCCGTAAATACCTGCTGGAACAACTGGTGCCGCTGATGCACGACTTCACCGTCACGGTCGAAGTCGGCGTGAGCCAACAGAACATTCCGTACCCGTACGTAGTCGAGCAGGGCGATGAACTGGCCGGCTCCGGCGTCACCGCCGCGACTCTGGCGCGCGTGTTCCCCAGCACCGACCTGTCCGCCGCCACCGACGGCATTGCCGATGGCCTCTACGACTGGGAAAACACCGACCCGTTGCCCCTGGCGCTGTTCGATGCCGCCCGCGTGGACTTCTCCCTGCGCCGCCTGGTGCATTACACCGGCAGCGACTGGCGCCATGTGCAGCCGTGGATCCTGCTGACCAACTACCACCGCTACGTCGACCAGTTCATCCTGCATGGCCTGGAGCAATTGCGCAGCGACCCACGGTTTATCCGCATGGTGTTGCCGGGCAACGTGATCATCGACAAGAGCATGGACCACGGCGAAGCCTCGGCCATTGCCGCGGGCGTGGTCTGGCACCGTTACCAGATGCCGGCCTACCACCTGCAAGCCAGCGACGGCCACGGCGTGACCCTGGTGAACATCGGCGTCGGCCCGTCCAACGCGAAGAACATCACCGACCACCTGGCCGTGCTGCGCCCGCACTGCTGGCTGATGATCGGTCACTGCGGCGGCCTGCGCCAATCCCAGACCATCGGCGACTACGTACTGGCCCACGCCTATATGCGCCGCGACGGCATTCTCGACCGCGTAGTGCCGCCGAACATCCCGATTCCGGCCCTGGCCGAAGTGCAGATGGCGTTGCAACAAGCGGCGGCCAACGTCACCGGCGAGAAAGGCGAAGAGCTGAAAAAACGCCTGCGTACCGGCACCGTGCTGACCTACGACGACCGCAACTGGGAGCTGCGTTGGGCCCAGGAACGGCCGCTGATCAACCTGTCCCGCGCGGTGGCCGTGGACATGGAAAGCGGCACCATCGCCGCCCAGGGTTACCGTTTGCGGGTGCCGTATGGCACGTTGCTGTGCGTGTCGGACAAACCGCTGCACAGTGAAATCAAGCTGCCGGGTTCGGCCAACGCGTTCTATGAACGTGCGGTCAGCCAGCACTTGAAGATCGGCATCGAGGCGGTCGACCTGTTGCGCACCGAACTCAACTCGCTGCACTCGCGCAAACTGCGCAGCTTCGACGAGCCGCCGTTCCGCTAA
- a CDS encoding acyl-CoA dehydrogenase family protein, producing the protein MNLHLFAETHDVTNQPPSLDGTNLYRIDLPLQEWSRRFGAGWAEARIDAYGALAGGLLMEAGFLANQNKPVFNSHDRYGHRIDLVEFHPAYHELMRTAVEQGLPSLPWAHPQSGAHVARAAMTYLHSQAEAGTGCPLTMTFACVPALRLQPDLAQTWLPKILNTEYDPRNVGIAHKAGATIGMAMTEKQGGTDVRANTTRAYPVGAGGPGQAYELVGHKWFCSAPMCDAFLTLAQTDKGLTCFLLPRHRPDDTRNEFYIQRLKNKLGNCSNASSEVEFRGALAWMIGEEGRGVPTIIEMVAMTRFDCMVGSSALMRQALTQASHYCAHRMVGGRILNEQPLMQNVLADLALESEAALALSMRMGRALDHLDNEQEAKFARLVTAVGKYWICKRAPAMINEAAECMGGAGYVEDSILPRLYREAPVNSTWEGSGNVQCLDVLRALSKEPGVLETLFVELGDGHGDKPLARHIEQLKSAFMDTQDIQYRARQLTEDIAVALQAKLLLEAGNAAISDGFIASRLGESSGRVYGTLPRGVDVEAIVARSTPSL; encoded by the coding sequence ATGAACCTGCACCTGTTCGCCGAAACCCACGACGTCACCAACCAGCCACCGTCCCTGGACGGCACCAACCTGTACCGCATCGACTTGCCGCTGCAAGAGTGGTCGCGCCGCTTTGGCGCCGGCTGGGCCGAGGCGCGTATCGATGCCTATGGCGCGCTGGCAGGCGGGCTGTTGATGGAAGCCGGGTTCCTGGCGAACCAGAATAAACCGGTGTTCAACAGCCATGACCGTTATGGCCATCGCATTGACCTGGTGGAGTTTCACCCGGCGTATCACGAGCTGATGCGCACCGCCGTCGAACAGGGCCTGCCGTCGCTGCCGTGGGCGCATCCGCAGTCCGGCGCCCACGTGGCCCGCGCCGCCATGACCTACCTGCACAGCCAGGCCGAAGCTGGCACCGGTTGCCCGCTGACCATGACCTTCGCCTGCGTACCGGCCTTGCGCCTGCAACCGGACCTGGCGCAGACCTGGCTGCCGAAAATCCTCAATACCGAATACGACCCGCGCAATGTCGGCATCGCCCACAAGGCTGGCGCCACTATCGGCATGGCCATGACCGAAAAGCAGGGCGGGACCGACGTGCGCGCCAACACCACCCGTGCGTATCCGGTAGGCGCGGGCGGCCCCGGGCAAGCCTATGAGTTAGTGGGGCACAAGTGGTTCTGCTCGGCGCCGATGTGCGATGCATTCCTCACCCTGGCGCAGACCGACAAAGGCCTGACCTGTTTCCTGCTGCCTCGGCACCGCCCGGACGACACGCGCAACGAGTTCTACATCCAGCGCTTGAAAAACAAACTCGGCAATTGCTCCAACGCCTCCAGCGAAGTGGAGTTTCGCGGCGCCCTGGCCTGGATGATCGGCGAAGAGGGCCGTGGTGTGCCGACCATTATTGAAATGGTGGCCATGACCCGCTTCGACTGCATGGTCGGCTCCAGCGCCTTGATGCGTCAGGCGCTGACCCAGGCCAGCCACTATTGCGCGCACCGTATGGTCGGTGGTCGCATTCTCAACGAACAGCCGCTGATGCAAAACGTGTTGGCCGACCTCGCGCTGGAAAGCGAGGCTGCGCTGGCCTTGAGCATGCGCATGGGCCGCGCGCTGGACCACCTCGATAACGAGCAGGAGGCCAAATTCGCCCGGCTGGTGACGGCGGTGGGCAAGTATTGGATCTGCAAGCGCGCGCCGGCGATGATCAACGAGGCCGCCGAGTGCATGGGCGGTGCCGGCTATGTCGAAGACAGTATCCTGCCGCGCCTGTACCGTGAGGCGCCGGTGAATTCGACGTGGGAAGGTTCCGGCAATGTGCAGTGCCTGGACGTGCTGCGGGCGCTGTCGAAAGAGCCGGGCGTGCTGGAGACGCTGTTTGTCGAACTGGGTGACGGGCATGGCGACAAGCCGTTGGCGCGGCATATCGAGCAGCTCAAGTCGGCGTTTATGGATACCCAGGATATTCAATACCGTGCGCGGCAACTGACCGAGGACATTGCCGTGGCGCTGCAGGCCAAGCTGTTGCTGGAGGCCGGGAATGCGGCGATCAGTGATGGGTTTATTGCCAGCCGCTTGGGTGAGTCGTCCGGCCGGGTGTATGGCACCTTGCCGCGTGGCGTGGATGTTGAGGCGATTGTCGCCCGCTCAACCCCGAGCCTCTGA